The following are from one region of the Falco biarmicus isolate bFalBia1 chromosome 1, bFalBia1.pri, whole genome shotgun sequence genome:
- the DUSP4 gene encoding dual specificity protein phosphatase 4: protein MVATEGLREMEGSALRRLVCRDEAGGPGRCLVLDCRPFLAHSAGHIRGALNVRCNTIVRRRAKGAVSLEQILPAEGEVRARLRAGLYAAVVVYDERSPRAEALRDDSTVALVVRALRRDTARADIRLLAGGYERFSSEYPEFCAKTKSLSNVSPPTSAEPLDLGCSSCGTPLHDQGGPVEILPFLYLGSAYHAARRDMLDALGITALLNVSSDCPNHFEGHYQYKCIPVEDNHKADISSWFMEAIEYIDSVKECCGRVLVHCQAGISRSATICLAYLMMKKRVKLEEAFEFVKQRRSIISPNFSFMGQLLQFESQVLATSYAVEAVSPSGTLRERGKATSTPTSQFVFSFPVSVGVHATPSSLPYLHSPITTSPSC from the exons aTGGTGGCCACCGAGGGGCTGCGGGAGATGGAGGGCAGCGCGCTGCGGCGCCTGGTGTGCCGCGACGAGGCCGGCGGCCCCGGGCGCTGCCTGGTGCTGGACTGCCGCCCCTTCCTGGCGCACAGCGCCGGCCACATCCGCGGGGCGCTCAACGTGCGCTGCAACACGATCGTGCGGCGGCGGGCTAAGGGCGCCGTCAGCCTGGAGCAGATCCTGCCGGCCGAGGGCGAGGTGCGGGCGCGGCTGCGCGCCGGGCTCTACGCCGCCGTGGTGGTGTACGACGAGCGCAGCCCGCGCGCCGAGGCCCTGCGCGACGACAGCACCGTGGCGCTGGTGGTGCGCGCGCTCCGCCGCGACACGGCGCGAGCCGACATCCGCCTCCTGGCAG GAGGTTACGAGCGCTTCTCCTCGGAGTACCCTGAATTCTGTGCAAAAACCAAGTCCCTGAGCAACGTGTCGCCCCCCACCAGCGCCGAGCCCCTGGATTTGGGCTGCAGTTCCTGTGGGACCCCCCTTCATGACCAG GGTGGCCCTGTGGAAATCCTCCCCTTCCTCTACCTTGGCAGTGCCTACCACGCTGCCCGGCGGGACATGCTTGATGCGCTGGGCATCACAGCCCTGCTGAACGTCTCCTCAGACTGCCCCAACCACTTTGAGGGGCACTACCAGTACAAGTGTATCCCCGTGGAGGATAACCACAAAGCTGACATCAGCTCCTGGTTCATGGAGGCAATTGAGTACATTG ACTCTGTGAAGGAGTGTTGTGGCCGGGTCCTAGTCCACTGCCAGGCTGGGATCTCCCGCTCAGCCACCATCTGCTTGGCTTACCTGATGATGAAGAAGCGTGTCAAGCTGGAGGAGGCCTTTGAGTTTGTCAAGCAGCGCCGGAGCATCATCTCCCCTAACTTCAGCTTcatggggcagctgctgcagttcgAGTCGCAGGTGTTGGCCACCTCCTACGCAGTGGAAGCTGTCAGCCCCTCGGGGACACTGCGGGAAAGGGGCAAGgccacctccacccccacctcccagtTCGTCTTCAGCTTCCCAGTCTCGGTTGGTGTCCATGCCACCCCCAGCAGCCTCCCATACCTGCACAGCCCCATCACCACGTCGCCCAGCTGTTAG